One window of the Cygnus atratus isolate AKBS03 ecotype Queensland, Australia unplaced genomic scaffold, CAtr_DNAZoo_HiC_assembly HiC_scaffold_46, whole genome shotgun sequence genome contains the following:
- the LOC118260458 gene encoding LOW QUALITY PROTEIN: sodium/potassium-transporting ATPase subunit alpha-2-like (The sequence of the model RefSeq protein was modified relative to this genomic sequence to represent the inferred CDS: deleted 1 base in 1 codon), with protein MMPVATVTPTLAVTSMPMDGREYSPAATTSENGGGRRKQKEKELDELKKEVNLDDHKLSLDELGRKYQVDLSRGLTNARAAEILAQDGPNALTPPPTTPEWVKFCRQLFGGFSILLWIGAILCFLAYGIQAAMEDEPSNDNLYLGVVLAAVVIVTGCFSYYQEAKSSKIMDSFKNMVPQQALVIREGEKIQINAENVVVGDLVEVKGGDRVPADMRIISSHGCKVDNSSLTGESEPQTRSPEFTHENPLETRNICFFSTNCVEGTARGIVISTGDRTVMGRIASLASGLEVGRTPIAMEIEHFIRLITGVAVFLGLSFFILSLILGYTWLEAVIFLIGIIVANVPEGLLATVTVCLTLTAKRMARKNCLVKNLEAVETLGSTSTICSDKTGTLTQNRMTVAHMWFDNQIHEADTTEDQSGATFDKRSPTWAALARIAGLCNRAVFKPGQENISISKRDTAGDASESALLKCIQLSCGSVKKMRDKNPKVTEIPFNSTNKYQLSIHEREEDPQGYLLVMKGAPERILDRCSRILLQGQEVPLDEEMKEAFQNAYLELGGLGERVLGFCHLYLPPEKFPRGFRFDADEINFPTTNLCFVGLMSMIDPPRAAVPDAVGKCRSAGIKVIMVTGDHPITAKAIAKGVGIISEGNETVEDIAARLNIPVSQVNPREAKACVVHGSDLKDMTAEQLDEILKNHTEIVFARTSPQQKLIIVEGCQRQGAIVAVTGDGVNDSPALKKADIGIAMGIAGSDVSKQAADMILLDDNFASIVTGVEEGRLIFDNLKKSIAYTLTSNIPEITPFLLFIIANIPLPLGTVTILCIDLGTDMVPAISLAYEAAESDIMKRQPRNPRTDKLVNERLISMAYGQIGMIQALGGFFTYFVILAENGFLPTRLVGIRLAWDDRSTNDLEDSYGQEWTYEQRKVVEFTCHTAFFASIVVVQWADLIICKTRRNSVFQQGMKNKILIFGLLEETALAAFLSYCPGMGVALRMYPLKVTWWFCAFPYSLLIFAYDEVRKLILRRYPGGWVEKETYY; from the exons ATGATGCCTGTGGCCACGGTGACACCCACGCTGGCGGTGACATCCATGCCCATG GATGGCCGCGAGTACTCGCCCGCGGCCACCACCTCGGAGAACGGGGGCGGCCGCaggaagcagaaggagaaggagctggatGAGCTGAAGAAGGAGGTGAACCTG GATGACCACAAGCTGTCCCTGGATGAGCTGGGAAGGAAGTACCAGGTGGACCTGTCCCGG GGCCTGACCAACGCGCGGGCGGCCGAGATCCTGGCGCAGGACGGCCCCAACGCGCTGACCCCCCCGCCCACCACCCCCGAGTGGGTCAAGTTCTGCCGCCAGCTCTTCGGGGGCTTCTCCATCCTGCTGTGGATCGGGGCCATCCTCTGCTTCCTGGCCTACGGCATCCAGGCCGCCATGGAGGACGAGCCCTCCAACGACAAC ctgtACCTGGGGGTGGTGCTGGCCGCCGTCGTCATCGTCACCGGCTGCTTCTCCTACTACCAAGAAGCCAAAAGCTCCAAGATCATGGACTCCTTCAAGAACATGGTGCCCCAG CAAGCGCTGGTGATCCGTGAGGGCGAGAAGATCCAGATCAATGCCGAGAACGTGGTGGTGGGCGACCTGGTGGAGGTGAAGGGGGGCGACCGGGTGCCCGCCGACATGCGCATCATCTCCTCCCACGGCTGCAAG GTGGACAACTCCTCGCTGACGGGGGAGTCGGAGCCCCAGACCCGCTCACCCGAGTTCACCCATGAGAACCCGCTGGAGACCCGCAACATCTGCTTCTTCTCCACCAACTGCGTGGAAG GCACCGCCCGGGGCATTGTCATCTCCACGGGGGACCGGACGGTGATGGGGCGCATCGCCTCGCTGGCCTCGGGCCTGGAGGTGGGCCGCACCCCCATCGCCATGGAGATCGAGCACTTCATCCGCCTCATCACCGGCGTCGCCGTCTTCCTCGGCCTCTCCTTCTTCATCCTCTCCCTCATCCTGGGCTACACCTGGCTGGAGGCCGTCATCTTCCTCATCGGCATCATCGTGGCCAATGTCCCCGAGGGGCTGCTGGCCACCGTCACC GTGTGCCTGACGCTGACGGCCAAGCGCATGGCGCGCAAGAACTGCCTGGTGAAGAACCTGGAGGCGGTGGAGACGCTGGGCTCCACCTCCACCATCTGCTCCGACAAGACCGGGACCCTCACCCAGAACCGCATGACGGTGGCGCACATGTGGTTCGACAACCAGATCCACGAGGCCGACACCACCGAGGACCAGTCAG GTGCCACCTTTGACAAGCGCTCACCAACCTGGGCGGCGCTGGCGCGCATCGCCGGCCTCTGCAACCGTGCCGTCTTCAAGCCGGGCCAGGAGAACATCTCAATTTCCAAG CGGGACACGGCGGGTGACGCGTCCGAGTCGGCGCTGCTCAAGTGCATCCAGCTCTCCTGCGGCTCCGTCAAGAAGATGCGGGACAAGAACCCCAAAGTCACCGAGATCCCCTTCAACTCCACCAACAAGTACCAG CTCTCGATCCACGAGCGGGAGGAGGACCCCCAGGGGTACCTGCTGGTGATGAAGGGCGCCCCCGAGCGCATCCTGGACCGCTGCTCCCGCatcctgctgcagggccaggaggtGCCGCTGGACGAGGAGATGAAGGAGGCCTTCCAGAACGCCTACCTcgagctgggggggctgggggagcgcGTGCTGg GTTTCTGCCACCTCTACCTGCCCCCGGAGAAGTTCCCCCGGGGCTTCCGCTTCGACGCCGACGAGATCAACTTCCCCACCACCAACCTCTGCTTCGTGGGGCTCATGTCCATGATCGac cccccccgcgccgccgTCCCCGACGCCGTTGGCAAGTGCCGCAGCGCCGGCATCAAG GTGATCATGGTGACCGGCGACCACCCCATCACGGCCAAGGCCATCGCCAAGGGGGTCGGCATCATCTCGGAGGGCAACGAGACGGTGGAGGACATCGCCGCGCGCCTCAACATCCCCGTCAGCCAGGTCAACCCCCG GGAGGCCAAGGCATGCGTGGTGCACGGCTCCGACCTGAAGGACATGACAGCCGAGCAGCTCGACGAGATCCTCAAGAACCACACCGAGATCGTCTTCGCCCGCACGTCGCCCCAGCAGAAGCTGATCATCGTGGAGGGCTGCCAGCGCCAG ggtgccATCGTGGCGGTGACAGGCGACGGCGTCAACGACTCCCCGGCGCTGAAGAAGGCCGACATCGGCATCGCCATGGGCATCGCCGGCTCCGACGTCTCCAAGCAGGCGGCCGACATGATCCTGCTCGATGACAACTTCGCCTCCATCGTCACCGGCGTGGAGGAAG GGCGCCTGATTTTCGACAACCTGAAGAAGTCCATTGCCTACACCCTGACCAGCAACATCCCCGAGATCAcgcccttcctcctcttcatcatCGCCAACATCCCGCTGCCGCTGGGCACCGTCACCATCCTCTGCATCGACCTGGGCACCGACATG GTCCCCGCCATCTCGCTGGCCTACGAGGCGGCCGAGAGCGACATCATGAAGCGGCAGCCCCGCAACCCACGGACGGACAAGCTGGTGAACGAGCGGCTCATCAGCATGGCCTACGGGCAGATCG GCATGATCCAGGCGCTGGGGGGATTCTTCACCTACTTCGTGATCCTGGCTGAGAACGGGTTCCTGCCCACCCGCCTGGTGGGCATCCGCCTGGCCTGGGACGACCGCTCCACCAACGACCTGGAGGACTCCTACGGCCAGGAGTGG acgTACGAGCAGCGCAAGGTGGTGGAGTTCACGTGCCACACGGCGTTCTTCGCCAGCATCGTGGTGGTGCAGTGGGCCGACCTCATCATCTGCAAGACGCGCCGCAACTCCGTCTTCCAGCAGGGCATGAa GAACAAGATCCTGATCTTcgggctgctggaggagacGGCGCTGGCGGCGTTCCTCTCCTACTGCCCCGGCATGGGGGTGGCCCTGCGCATGTACCCCCTCAA ggtCACCTGGTGGTTCTGCGCCTTCCCCTACAGCCTGCTCATCTTCGCCTACGACGAGGTGCGCAAGCTCATCCTGCGCCGCTACCCCGGCG gctgggtggagaaggAGACCTACTACTAA